A window of the Streptomyces formicae genome harbors these coding sequences:
- a CDS encoding arginase family protein translates to MRNIVIIDAPSNLGLRPPAPGTVPGCYKLAGALREQRIVQRLGAFEGGVVVPPRYDRGDWQEGDGVFNAAAIAAYTRKLADRIEHHVRAGDFPFVLGGDCSIQLGASLALRRTGRYGLVAVDASADFRHPGNSDRIGAAGGEELALATGRGQADLTDIEGLGPYLRDEDVRLFGIRDGDTDREELAALKIPNVTVGELRQWGAADLAAAVVQAFEAPGIDGFWVHLDADVLDPSVMPAVDSPDPDGLLPDELLPLLRTLVRSGRCVGLNVTIYDPDLDPDGTAGALLADLVVAAFTED, encoded by the coding sequence ATGCGGAACATCGTGATCATCGACGCCCCCTCCAACCTGGGCCTGCGCCCGCCCGCCCCCGGCACCGTCCCCGGCTGCTACAAGCTCGCCGGTGCCCTGCGAGAGCAGCGGATCGTCCAGCGTCTCGGCGCCTTCGAGGGCGGCGTCGTCGTCCCGCCGCGCTACGACCGGGGCGACTGGCAGGAGGGCGACGGGGTGTTCAACGCCGCCGCCATCGCCGCGTACACCCGGAAGCTCGCCGACCGCATCGAGCATCACGTGCGCGCCGGGGACTTCCCGTTCGTCCTCGGCGGGGACTGTTCGATCCAGCTCGGCGCCTCCCTCGCGCTGCGCCGCACCGGCCGCTACGGACTCGTCGCCGTCGACGCGTCCGCCGACTTCCGCCACCCCGGCAACTCCGACCGCATCGGCGCGGCCGGCGGCGAGGAGCTGGCCCTCGCCACGGGGCGCGGTCAGGCGGACCTCACGGACATCGAAGGACTGGGCCCGTATCTGCGCGACGAGGACGTACGGCTCTTCGGCATCCGGGACGGCGACACGGACCGCGAGGAGCTCGCCGCGCTGAAGATCCCCAACGTGACGGTCGGGGAGCTCAGGCAGTGGGGCGCTGCCGACCTCGCCGCCGCCGTCGTCCAGGCCTTCGAGGCGCCGGGCATCGACGGCTTCTGGGTGCATCTGGACGCGGACGTACTGGACCCGTCCGTCATGCCCGCCGTAGACAGCCCCGACCCGGACGGGCTGCTGCCGGACGAACTGCTGCCGTTGCTGCGGACCCTGGTGCGGTCCGGTCGCTGCGTCGGCCTCAACGTCACGATCTACGACCCCGATCTCGACCCGGACGGCACCGCCGGCGCCCTGCTCGCCGACCTGGTCGTGGCGGCCTTTACCGAAGACTGA
- a CDS encoding DUF5107 domain-containing protein, with product MATTVRRTVLTLPAAPLGPGNPLPALRPVGGVHALDECAKDALPRDMARQIGYEPLRTVLPTRLRDGYGRQRTAMDLDAIVIENDRLRATVLPGLGGRIHSLHHKTAGRELLYANPVLQPAGFALNGAWFSGGIEWNIGATGHTTLSCEPLHAAVVPGPDGTDMLRLWEWERLRDLPFQVDLWLPDGSDFLHVGVRIRNPHERPAPVYWWSNTAVPEDERTRVLAPADAAWHFGYERALRRVAVPEHEGIDRTYPPRSAYAADYFYDVPRDARKWIASLDEHGHGLVQTSTDLLRGRKLFFWGTGRGGRRWQEWLTEPGTPGYAEIQAGLARTQLEHVRLDAGEEFSWLEAYGPLSADPAAVHGEDWAAARTETAGRLEAVLPRVDVDAAYEAWRRCADTEPAEVLAGGSGWGALEVLRTGVKLPGTPFDEATLGDEQAPWLELLRTGALPAPRRVVPPGPTLVAPHWRDMLETAPAEPLTEYHLGVAQWHAGDHAQAVRSWERGLHLAPSRWPLLRCLAVAELAAAERSEPAATGHTGGHPASQAAARAAELYSEAFDDLCAERRDDGEAWTAATAALARETIEALLTAGRAGAARGVLDRLWPAVRDRGRFRLLEARLLVAEGDRAAARAVFDAGFEVADLREGDEVLGAVWAALADGEPLPDRYDFRMRPPRRT from the coding sequence GTGGCCACGACCGTACGACGTACCGTACTGACCCTCCCCGCGGCCCCGTTGGGGCCCGGCAACCCACTGCCCGCACTCCGCCCCGTCGGCGGGGTCCATGCGCTCGACGAGTGCGCCAAGGACGCGCTGCCCCGCGACATGGCCCGGCAGATCGGCTACGAGCCGCTGCGCACCGTGCTCCCGACCCGACTGCGCGACGGATACGGCAGGCAGCGCACGGCAATGGACCTCGACGCGATCGTCATCGAGAACGACCGGCTGCGGGCCACCGTCCTGCCCGGGCTCGGCGGCCGGATCCACTCCCTGCACCACAAGACCGCCGGCCGAGAACTCCTCTACGCCAACCCCGTCCTCCAGCCCGCCGGCTTCGCCCTCAACGGCGCGTGGTTCTCCGGCGGGATCGAGTGGAACATCGGCGCGACCGGCCACACCACCCTCTCCTGCGAACCACTGCACGCGGCCGTCGTCCCCGGCCCCGACGGCACCGACATGCTCCGGCTGTGGGAGTGGGAGCGGCTGCGCGACCTGCCCTTCCAGGTCGACCTCTGGCTGCCCGACGGCTCCGACTTCCTCCACGTCGGTGTGCGGATCCGCAATCCGCACGAGCGGCCCGCGCCGGTCTACTGGTGGTCCAACACCGCCGTCCCCGAGGACGAACGGACCCGCGTTCTCGCCCCGGCCGACGCGGCCTGGCACTTCGGCTACGAACGCGCCCTGCGCAGGGTCGCCGTGCCCGAGCACGAAGGCATCGACCGCACCTACCCGCCGCGCAGCGCGTACGCAGCCGACTACTTCTACGACGTGCCGCGCGACGCCCGTAAGTGGATCGCCTCGCTCGACGAGCACGGGCACGGACTCGTCCAGACCTCCACCGACCTGCTCCGCGGGCGCAAGCTGTTCTTCTGGGGTACGGGCCGCGGCGGCCGGCGCTGGCAGGAGTGGCTGACCGAGCCCGGCACGCCCGGATACGCCGAGATCCAGGCCGGGCTCGCCCGCACCCAGCTGGAGCACGTACGGCTCGACGCGGGCGAGGAGTTCAGCTGGCTGGAGGCGTACGGGCCGCTGTCGGCCGACCCGGCGGCCGTGCACGGCGAGGACTGGGCCGCGGCCCGCACCGAGACGGCCGGCCGACTGGAGGCCGTCCTTCCGCGCGTGGACGTCGACGCCGCGTACGAGGCATGGCGGCGGTGCGCCGACACCGAGCCGGCCGAGGTCCTGGCCGGCGGTTCCGGCTGGGGCGCGCTCGAAGTACTGCGCACGGGAGTCAAGTTGCCCGGCACACCCTTCGACGAGGCGACGCTCGGCGACGAGCAGGCGCCGTGGCTGGAGCTGCTGCGCACAGGGGCGCTGCCGGCGCCGCGCCGCGTCGTACCGCCGGGCCCCACCCTGGTCGCCCCGCACTGGCGCGACATGCTCGAGACGGCCCCGGCCGAACCGCTCACCGAATACCACCTCGGCGTCGCCCAGTGGCACGCGGGCGACCACGCCCAGGCCGTACGGAGCTGGGAGCGCGGGCTGCACCTCGCCCCCTCGCGCTGGCCGTTGCTGCGCTGCCTCGCCGTGGCCGAACTCGCCGCCGCCGAACGCTCCGAACCCGCCGCGACCGGTCACACGGGCGGGCACCCGGCGTCGCAGGCCGCCGCACGCGCCGCCGAGCTGTACTCGGAGGCGTTCGACGACCTGTGCGCCGAGCGCCGCGACGACGGCGAGGCCTGGACCGCGGCGACGGCCGCCCTGGCCCGGGAGACCATCGAGGCGCTGCTCACGGCCGGCCGGGCAGGGGCCGCGCGCGGCGTCCTCGACCGGTTGTGGCCCGCCGTGCGCGACCGCGGCCGCTTCCGGCTCCTGGAGGCCCGGCTCCTCGTCGCCGAGGGCGACCGCGCGGCAGCCCGGGCGGTCTTCGACGCGGGCTTCGAGGTGGCGGACCTGCGCGAGGGCGACGAGGTCCTGGGCGCGGTGTGGGCGGCGCTCGCCGACGGCGAACCGCTGCCGGACCGCTACGACTTCCGGATGCGTCCGCCGCGGCGCACGTAG
- a CDS encoding VOC family protein produces the protein MEILGTTLRICVDDLETATAFYERLTGAPALRFERAGVSVAAVGCFLLMSGPESELEVLRKVAATIAVEDVDAAHAALTEVGAKVVAGPVPTPVGRNLIAVHPDGSVFEYADRKAVV, from the coding sequence ATGGAGATCCTCGGAACCACGCTGCGCATCTGCGTCGACGACCTGGAGACCGCGACCGCCTTCTACGAACGCCTCACCGGCGCCCCCGCGCTGCGCTTCGAGCGCGCGGGCGTGTCCGTCGCGGCGGTCGGCTGCTTCCTCCTGATGAGCGGCCCCGAGTCGGAACTCGAAGTGCTGCGCAAGGTCGCGGCGACCATCGCGGTCGAGGACGTGGACGCGGCGCACGCCGCCCTGACCGAGGTCGGCGCGAAGGTCGTCGCGGGACCCGTGCCGACCCCGGTGGGCCGCAACCTCATCGCCGTGCACCCGGACGGGTCGGTCTTCGAGTACGCCGACCGCAAGGCCGTGGTGTGA
- a CDS encoding methyltransferase domain-containing protein: MPEETAVYTHGHHESVLRSHRWRSAANSAAYLLPALRRGTDVLDVGCGPGTITADLAALVAPGAVTAVDASAGILDEAREVAAGRGADNVRFAIADVHQLDFPDGSFDVVHAHQVLQHVGDPVRALSEMRRVCRPGGTVAVRDSDYGAFAWYPEVPGLDAWLELYRRVARANGGEPDAGRRLYSWARRAGFSDITATATSWCFATPDERAWWSGLWADRTTASAYARLAVDGGHATTGELTAIADAWREWGRRDDAWFMVPHGELLCRA; the protein is encoded by the coding sequence ATGCCCGAGGAGACCGCCGTCTACACCCACGGTCACCACGAGTCGGTCCTGCGCTCGCACCGCTGGCGGTCGGCCGCCAACTCCGCGGCGTACCTCCTGCCCGCACTGCGCCGAGGCACCGACGTCCTGGACGTCGGCTGTGGCCCCGGCACCATCACGGCCGATCTGGCCGCGCTGGTGGCGCCGGGGGCGGTGACGGCGGTCGACGCCTCGGCCGGGATCCTCGACGAGGCCCGCGAGGTGGCGGCGGGGCGCGGTGCGGACAACGTCCGCTTCGCGATCGCCGATGTCCACCAACTGGACTTCCCCGACGGTTCCTTCGACGTCGTCCACGCCCACCAGGTGCTCCAGCACGTCGGGGACCCGGTGCGGGCGCTGAGCGAGATGCGGCGCGTCTGCCGCCCCGGCGGGACCGTCGCCGTCCGGGACAGCGACTACGGGGCCTTCGCCTGGTACCCGGAGGTGCCGGGTCTCGACGCCTGGCTGGAGCTGTACCGCCGCGTGGCCCGGGCGAACGGCGGTGAGCCCGACGCCGGCCGCAGGCTGTACTCCTGGGCGCGCCGCGCGGGCTTCTCCGACATCACGGCGACCGCCACCAGCTGGTGTTTCGCCACGCCCGACGAACGCGCCTGGTGGAGCGGGCTGTGGGCGGACCGTACGACGGCGTCGGCGTACGCACGGCTGGCCGTCGACGGCGGCCATGCGACCACCGGAGAGCTGACCGCGATCGCGGACGCCTGGCGGGAGTGGGGCCGCAGGGACGACGCCTGGTTCATGGTCCCGCACGGGGAACTGCTCTGCCGGGCATAG
- a CDS encoding bifunctional phosphatase PAP2/diacylglycerol kinase family protein gives MPHSAPHRTRKAAPLSLAALASDWDLRAFHAVASRHWPGAEPLLPRLSRCADHGLLWFATAAGIAALGRGARARRAAARGVASLALASATINTVGKRSVRRARPLLDAVPLMRQLKHQPFTTSFPSGHSASAAAFAAGVAMESRGWGAAVAPLAAAVALSRVYTGVHYPGDVLAGAALGVGAALAVRGLVPTRHQLPPPGRPHAHAPELPGGRGLAVVVNRSAGGSDGALAGLVADALPLARIVECAPDELDAALEEAADGCRALGVLGGDGTVNRAAVVAARRGLPLAVFPGGTLNHFARDVGVETVHDTCLALASGDAVRVDLGRFRPGPGGDAPAGYFLNTFSLGVYPELVRVREHWAPRIGDWPAGVLAALRTLRKGHTMEAEVGGSRRPLWLLFAGNGIYQHVGPVPGRRSDLADGLLDVRVVHGGRGPGLRLLAAALSGPLSRSPFHAAVRLRKLRISGLAPGTPLAYDGEVTEAAQELVLDKVPEALVVYRPPTPDVSGAALPPVVVGLRSSAAAT, from the coding sequence ATGCCCCACTCGGCCCCGCACCGCACCCGGAAAGCCGCTCCGCTCTCGCTGGCGGCCCTGGCGTCCGACTGGGACCTCCGCGCCTTTCACGCGGTCGCGAGCCGCCACTGGCCCGGCGCCGAGCCGCTGCTCCCCCGGCTGAGCCGCTGCGCAGACCACGGCCTGCTCTGGTTCGCCACGGCGGCCGGCATCGCTGCGCTCGGGCGCGGCGCTCGGGCGCGCCGGGCGGCCGCACGCGGTGTGGCGTCGCTGGCCCTCGCCTCCGCGACGATCAACACGGTGGGCAAGCGGTCGGTGCGCCGGGCCCGGCCGCTGCTCGACGCCGTACCGCTCATGCGGCAGCTGAAGCACCAGCCGTTCACGACGTCCTTCCCGTCCGGACACTCTGCATCGGCCGCGGCCTTCGCGGCCGGCGTGGCGATGGAGTCGCGCGGCTGGGGCGCGGCCGTCGCACCCCTCGCGGCAGCGGTCGCGCTCTCCCGTGTCTACACGGGCGTGCACTACCCGGGCGACGTACTGGCGGGCGCGGCGCTCGGCGTGGGCGCGGCGCTCGCGGTGCGCGGGCTCGTACCGACGCGCCACCAGCTGCCCCCGCCGGGCCGGCCGCACGCCCACGCGCCGGAGCTGCCGGGCGGCCGGGGCCTGGCCGTCGTCGTCAACCGCTCGGCGGGGGGATCGGACGGCGCGCTCGCCGGTCTCGTCGCGGACGCGCTGCCGCTCGCCCGGATCGTGGAATGCGCGCCGGACGAGCTGGACGCCGCCCTGGAGGAAGCGGCGGACGGCTGCCGCGCCCTCGGCGTCCTGGGCGGTGACGGAACGGTCAACCGGGCCGCGGTCGTCGCCGCCCGCCGCGGCCTGCCGCTCGCCGTGTTCCCCGGCGGCACGCTGAACCACTTCGCCCGCGACGTCGGCGTGGAGACCGTGCACGACACCTGCCTGGCGCTGGCGTCGGGCGACGCCGTACGGGTCGACCTGGGCCGGTTCCGCCCGGGCCCCGGGGGCGACGCACCGGCCGGGTACTTCCTCAACACCTTCAGTCTCGGGGTCTATCCGGAGCTCGTGCGGGTGCGCGAACACTGGGCTCCGCGCATCGGCGACTGGCCCGCAGGGGTACTGGCGGCGCTGCGGACGCTGCGCAAGGGCCACACGATGGAGGCGGAGGTCGGCGGCAGCCGGCGCCCGCTGTGGCTGCTGTTCGCGGGCAACGGCATCTACCAGCACGTCGGCCCGGTGCCCGGCCGCCGGAGCGATCTCGCGGACGGGCTCCTCGACGTGCGCGTCGTGCACGGCGGCCGCGGCCCGGGCCTGCGGCTCCTCGCCGCCGCGCTCTCCGGCCCGCTGAGCCGCTCCCCCTTCCATGCGGCGGTGCGGCTCCGGAAGCTGCGGATCTCCGGCCTGGCTCCGGGCACGCCGCTCGCGTACGACGGCGAAGTGACCGAGGCTGCGCAGGAGTTGGTCCTCGACAAGGTCCCGGAGGCGCTCGTCGTCTACCGCCCGCCGACGCCCGACGTGTCCGGCGCGGCCCTGCCCCCGGTGGTGGTGGGCCTGCGGAGCTCGGCCGCCGCCACCTGA
- a CDS encoding TIGR03086 family metal-binding protein, translating to MDNRLLDRHAEALALFTERVHAVRPDQWDAPTPCEEWSVRDLVNHLTAEQLWVPPLVREGRILADVGAAFDGDVLGEHPAVTWDRAASAAKAVMSEPGALDRTVPLSYGESTVVAYCAQMVADMTVHAWDLSRGIGADETLPGALVDFTAREVAPYAADLVKSGLFATAVQPPAGADPQTKLLCLLGRDPSAGR from the coding sequence ATGGACAACCGGCTTCTGGACCGGCACGCCGAGGCGCTCGCGCTCTTCACCGAACGCGTGCACGCCGTACGGCCCGACCAGTGGGATGCCCCCACGCCCTGCGAGGAATGGTCCGTCCGGGACCTCGTGAACCACCTGACCGCCGAACAGCTCTGGGTACCGCCCCTGGTGCGCGAAGGCCGGATCCTCGCCGACGTGGGCGCCGCCTTCGACGGCGACGTCCTCGGCGAGCATCCCGCCGTCACCTGGGACCGCGCCGCCTCCGCCGCGAAGGCGGTGATGAGCGAGCCGGGCGCGCTGGACCGTACGGTGCCGCTGTCGTACGGCGAGAGCACCGTCGTCGCCTACTGCGCGCAGATGGTGGCCGACATGACGGTGCACGCGTGGGATCTGTCCCGGGGCATCGGCGCGGACGAGACCCTCCCGGGCGCGCTCGTCGACTTCACCGCCCGGGAGGTGGCGCCGTACGCGGCCGACCTTGTGAAGAGCGGGCTGTTCGCGACAGCCGTGCAGCCGCCGGCGGGCGCGGACCCGCAGACGAAGCTGCTCTGCCTCCTCGGACGTGATCCGTCGGCAGGGCGCTGA